A segment of the Candidatus Nitrososphaera gargensis Ga9.2 genome:
AACATGAAAGAAAAATGTAACCTCAAATAGCGGCCATGGCTACATAATAGCATAGAGCATATGGAGGAAAAGGAGGAGAAGATAAAGCACTGTCCGATATGTGGGTGCAGCGAGCACAGGATGATCGGCTGTGGCAAGCACTGGGCCAAGCACAAGGTCGATCCTGACGGCAAATGCGTGCACCGCTAGCTAGTAATAGTAGTATAGCTATTTCAGCTCATAGAGCGCGACTGAAAGCTTGAACGCAAGTCTGTCGTCAGTAGCAGTCGCGATTGGCACGACGTACTTTTCCGTTTCGTCCTTGAACCTTATCATCTTGTCTCTAAATGCGTGATTCTTCATCGATCGGGCGCTGTCCAGCCGCTCGGCGAGCCTGATGTATTTCACATCCTTGGGCGCCTTGGACATGGCAGCAAACTGATCATCGGCGCTGGCCTGCGTAGCGGCAGCGCGCACGATAGAGTAGACCCGCTCGCCGTGCTCTTTGAGTTCTTCGTCCACTATGCTGCCATGGGCGTCGTGCAAAAGGGCAGCACATGCAAGGTCGGCATCGCGCATCTGGAGCTCCTCGACCAGAATGAGGGCCACCCTCAGCGGGTGGTTGATGTACGGCTCGGTCTTGTTCAAAAGCTCGCCCTTGTGGATCTTGGTTGCAAGGCCAAATGCCCTTGTAAGCTTGACAACATCATCAGTATTGGTAAAGAATTTTAGCAGCCTGGCAAAGCCGGCCTTTGGAAAATCGCTCATATATACACTCTTGTTGGGATTGATCCCATATATAATTTGGATTCGAATAAAAAGAAAGGACGTTTACTGCCTGTAGTAGGCAGTAAGCACTATGTTGCTGTTGTTGCCGTCAGGCGTTATGATCCGTGATCTGCTGGTGCTTCCGTTGTCCCAGTGGTCGAACCTGTAGTTCTGCCATTCGCCCATTGTTATCGTGTACTGCGAGCCTATGTTGGCAGTGTAGGACAACGGGGTAAAGCCGGTGGCCGAGCCTGCGCCACTTATGACAGTCCAGAGCCCTGTTATGGGCGAGCCGTCAAGCCCCACCGACTTTATGGTGATAGTCATCTTTGACGATCTGGTATTGTAGTAGGCGGTGAGGGTCGTGTCGGCATTCACCGTCACCTGCCTTGTGCTGCTCTTGCTGCCGCTCTCCCAGTGGTCAAAGACATAGTTCTTGTAGTTGGCCACAGAGACTTCGTATGTCGAACCGACCTGCGCGCTATACGTCAGCGGGGTGTAGCCGGTCTTGACGGTCGCGCCGTTCTTCTTTATCACCGTCCAGAGGCCCGTCACCGTCTTGCCGCTGAGGTCTACCGACGTTACTGTCAAGGTCGCTTCTTCCTGCAGCGGCACCTCCGTCGTCTTGGACTTGTAGTGCGCCGTGAGAGTCGCTGACTGCTGCAACGTGACTGTCTTTTGCCTTGTGGTGCTTCCGTCGTTCCAGTGATCAAACACATAGTCGCCATAGTCCGCAACAGCCACCTGGTACGTCTGGCCGCTGTTGAGCGTGAACGAGGCCGGTGAGAATGCTGTCTTAATTGTCGCGCCATTCTGCGACAACGTCGTATAGTAGCCGTTTATCGCCTCGCCGGCAGAGTCGACCGTGTTCACTGTGAGCGTAACAGTCGACGGTTGCTGCGGCGGCGAGGGGGCCTCGCCGTTGTTGTAGTGGGCCGTTATCTCGGTGTTGGCGGACAGGTTCACCGATATCGTGCTTGACTGGGTGGTGCCGTCAGACCAGTGATCGAATATGATCTGCTTGTAGTTGGCAGCAGACACGGTGTACGTCCCCTGTTCCAGCGTCAGGCTGAGCGGCGTAAAGCCCGTCCTGATGGTCGAGCCGCCCGCCTTCTTGACCTCCATCCACATGCCGTTGATGGCCTTGCCATCCTGGTCAACTGACCTGACGGTGAGCGTGTATTTTGGCACTGAAGGATTTGGCCCTGGCTCCTCTGGCGTCGAGCCGTTGTCAAGGAGTGCAGTCATTTCGTCATAGTATGGCGGCAGCGAGTCCCACGGGTTTGGCAGGACATCGTTTGTGACATATATCCAGCCTACCAGCTTGGCGGCGTTATTGATCCAGTTGGTTGGGAGCGAGCCCACGCCAAACGGGATCATGCCAAGCTTGCCGTTATCATATGACGACCATGACTGGTAGTTGTTCAGGTTTGGCAGTCCGGGGCTCTCGTAAATGAGCACCACGTCCACTGTATCAAGGTATGACGGGATCGAGTTTGCGCCGGGGTTGCCTACGGTAAAGTCAAGCCCCTTTGACTCTGCATAGTCGCCAGCCTGCGTGTAGTACCATTCTTTGCCGGCCCAGTTCGTCTGCTCGTCAAAGAATATGCCGTCGATGTCGTACCAGCTGGCCCACTTGTCGATGTCGCTCTTGACCGCGCTGAGGGCTCTGTTGGTGTAGGCAGTGGAAACATAGCCAATCACGATGACGCCGGCATCCTTCAGCTTGCCTATGCCGGACACGTAGTTAGAGTCCCTCGATCCTCCAGGGCCGCTGGCCGGGTTGACAATGGCCACAACCGGCACGTCTGGGTGATCGTTCTTTGTTTCTATGACTCTATTCCATGTCCCTCCCGGGTATGTGTAGAGAGGGACCATGATTCCGGTTGCTGTTGCCGCGTCTGCAGCCTGCATGTTGTTGCCGCTGTTGATTCCGGCCGCAGCTGGAACCATCAGCAGCAGGGCAAGCGCTCCTGCGACGAATCTTATAGAACTTTGTTTCATCATTTCCCTGCTCGAAATTAGCAGGAAAATATTAAACAATAGTGTGAGTCAAAAATGTAAAGAGTCTCCATATTGTGATAGTCGCCTCTGTGCGGTCTCCCTAATGCAACAGAGGCGTTTTTCCAGTTTCTTTTTTCTTACATTGATGTGCCGTTGTTGTCATCGGTCGAGGTGAACCCGCTGTCGCCAGTTCCCATTGATTCAGTCGACGATGATGATCCCTTCACCGGCTCTTCAGGCGTTTCCGGCGCGGATGGCGTTATTTCTTCCGGCGCAATTTCAGTGAATGCTGCTGAAGGAGCAGACGCCGTCTCTGTGCGGGTGACCCGTGGCTTTGGCGCTGCTTTTCGCTTGGCTACTGCCTTTTTCTTGGCACCCTTGCGCTTTGCCGCGACTTTCTTTGCGCTCCCCTTCTTATTTCCCTTTGAGAGCTTGGCTTGCTTTCCCTTCTTTCCCTTGCTTTTGGCTTTGGCTTTTGCCATACGGTTAGCATTGATAAGCACTTGTTCTTAAGCTTGTTCTTTTTGGGTCGGATCAATCCGGAATCGCATATTGATATCGCTAGCGATATTTGAGCTGTTAAGAAGTACTGAAACCCTACTAGGCGAACATCTTTTTTGCCTTCTGGATTATTTTCACGCCGGACTTGCCGTCTTTAGCGCCTTTACTAGCTTAATGAATTTGATCGGCATGAACACCGGGATCAGTGATGATGTCAGGCCAGTGTTGCCTGACAAGCGCCCTCCAGTCGCTGCCCAGCTTTACATATTTGACGTAAATGTCTGCCATCAAAAGGCCGAGGATGACCCAAGGCAGGACTTCAAAGTAAGGCTCGGCTTCGTGTGGAATTGGAATGATAGGTTCGGACAATCCAAAATATGCGACCTCAAATGCCAGCACCCCGATGAAAAAGACGACGAGCAGGCCAAGTACAGCTAGATCCAGAATTTTTGAAATCGTATACATTATTGATTGTGGGGCTGGCAAAGGCACGAAACGGGATCTTTGACAACCGATTTGCAGTTAAATACGTTCGTTATTTTGGAATAAGACATAATAGTTGATTGAACCATCATCTGTCCAATCTTGGCTGATAGCAAGGGCTACTATGCAGTTCTCGGCGTTTCGGAAAAAGCCAGCTACAAGGAGATCAGGCATGCCTATCGGCGGCTTGCTCGCAAGTATCATCCTGACAGGAACAACTCTGCCTTTGCTGAAGAGATGATCAAAAAGATAAACGCCGCGTTTGAAGTGCTGTCTGATGAAACAAAAAGGGCGCAGTACGATAGGAGCGAGTTTGACAGTGCGCCAGAGCCTGAGCCTACGTACGAGCCAGAGCCGGTGCAGCAGCCAAACAGCCCGGAGCCTTGGAAAATGGCGAACGAAAACGTGGTCGCGGACTTTTTCAATGGGCCGTATTTCCTTGACACGCCAAAGGGAAGGTTCCACATTATTGTCGAGCCGTCTCTCTGCATGGCGTTTGGCAGCTGCGAGACCCTTGCACCAAAGGTCTTTGTAGTTGAAAAGAACAAGAGGGTCAACCCCAAGGCGGTAGTGGAGTGCGAGACCTGCGCCGACTATGAAAGGATACACGCCGCAGCTGCCACGTGCCCCACCAAGGCGATCAAGATAATCGACCGTTACACGGGCGAACAACTGTACCCGTAGTAGACTTAAATTGCCGTGAGAGGGTGCAGCAACCCATGAAGCTTTTCTGTGTTGGATGCGGACCCGGCGACCCCGAGCTTCTTACGGTGCGGGCCGTCAACCTGATAAAAAGCGCGGAGGTGGTATTCGCGCCCACTGCAAGGGAGGGCAAGTCAAGCATCGCGCTTTCAGTTGTTGAAAAATATGTTAGCAAGACGGCCAAGACCGCTAGCCTTGTCTTTCCAATGGTCAAGGACAAAGAGTCGCTCAAGGACTATTGGAAGAGGAACGCCGACGACATTGCGGCAGCAGTCAGGTCCGGCAAAAAAGTGGTCTACCTTACGGTGGGCGACCCGGCGCTGTACAGCACGTGGATCTATGTCCACCGCGAGCTGAAAAGGAACCACAAAGACATTGAAGTTGAAATAGTGCCGGGGATCGCGTCGATGTTTGCCATCGCTGCAAAGGCAGGCATCAGCCTAGCAGAAGGCGAGGAGACGGTGGCCATAGTGCCGGCGTGCTACGACATGGACAGGGTCAGGCGCACCGCGGCCGCGTGCGACACGGTCATTTTTCTCAAGGACGGGCGGTACTTTGACAGCGTGATCGAAATGCTGGGCGAGTCCGGCTTTCCCGATAATGCAAACATTGCGATAGCGCAGGACGTTTCAGATGAGGGCGAAATACTTGACGTGAAAAAATTGTCAGAGCTTCGCGGCAAGAAAGGCCCAACTGAAAAGTACTTTTCAATAATGGTGGCAAAGAAAAATGCCAGAGAGTAGTAACACCGTATATTTCGTGGGCTCTGGACCGGGCGACCCCGAGCTTATCACGCTCAAGGCCAAAAAGCTGGTAGAGCAGGCAGACGTTATCATTTACTCCGGCTCGCTCTTTAACCCAAAGAACTTGGAGTATGCAAGAAAGGATGCCAAGCTATACGACGCGGCAGTCATTGACAGGGAAAAGATCTACCAGATCCTCCGGGATTCTGCAAAGGAGGGCAAGCTTGCGATAAGGTTCCACGATGGCGACCCGGCGCTCTTTAGCACCATTCGCGAACAGATAGACAAGCTCGAAGCTGACGGCATAAAGTGCAAGGTAGTACCCGGCGTCACTGCGATACTTGGGGCCGCGGCCGACCTCAACCTCGAGCTGACGCTGCCGGGCATCACCCAGACCCTGATAGTGACGAGGGCAGAGCTTCGAACACCTGTACCAGCTCGCGAATCAATAGCCGAGCTTGCAAAGCACGGCGCCACGATGGTGTTCTACCTGAGCGTGCACCTGATAGGCGACGTTGTCAAGGAGCTGCTAAAGGGTGGCGTCTACACTGAAAATACGCCGGCCGCCGTTGTATACAGGGCGACTTGGGAGGACGAAAAAATAATCAAGGGGACGTTAGGCGACATTGCGAAAAAAACAAGGGAAGCAAAAATAATCAAGACTGCGCTGATAATCGTAGGCGACGTGATCGCTCCTGCAAAATACGAATATTCCAAGGTGTATGATGCAGGATTCACGCACGGATACAGAAAAGCAGTAGTAAAAGAAGAAGAAAAGAAAGGATAGGGTAGGGTTTTTACGGTCTTCTCGCCCATAGGCTTACTACTGTAGTGCTGATCGCTGCCCCTGCTGCACCGCTGATGGTTGCAAAGGCCAGAGCCTGATCTATCACTATCGAAGGCACCCAGTTTGCGATCAGAGGCGCGGCCAGGAACGATAGGAACCCTATTGCAAATCCTATCGCCCCAAATATTGCAAGTACAGGCCCTCTTGCCATGTCTTCTCCTCCTCCTTCTCTCTCTTACTGTTGATGACTTTCGGTATCGGAGATCCTGAAGCTTCCAGCCGGGATGGATGGGAACTTGTCGTTCACCTTCTGCTCTGCGACTGCCGACGCTTCCATCATGATCTGGTCGATATCTGCTCCACCGGCGCTGGTGTTGAGCTCGATTCCAACGCTGCTTCCCTGCAGAGACTCCATCATTATTCCATTCAGCAGAGTCTGCATGTTGTTTATCTCGCTGTCTGCGCCTGGAACGAACCTTCCAAGGCTCGGCTTGAGGCTCTTTATCGAGGATATCGCCGGGCCGAGCGCGACCATAGCGTCTCCCATTTCGTGTATCGTTGACAGCCTCATTGATACCTGCTCTAGCGCCATTCTGGCCTGTCCCAGAGTTCTTGCGATCTTGCGCACTTCTGCAAGCTCGTTTGAGAGCACCTTGGCGCTGTCTGTGTCGTGCCTCTGCATGGCATCGACCACCCTTCGGAACAGCGAGGCGTCCCTCTCGTTCAGCTTTGTAATCATTGTGTCTAACTTTGATGTCTGCAACTGCAGCTTGTTAACGGCAGTCTCGATCCTTGGCTTGAGCGGGCCCTGCGGCCTCAGCGACTCTTTGAGTTTCTCGCTGGCGCTTGCCCTACTCTGGTTGCTCCAGTTCTTATCGAAACCAGTCATGCGAATGCCTACTAGGATTTGCTATTAATTGCGGGTGTGTAATCCGGTAAACCATAAGCTTAGCTAATTACTCCCCGGAGGTTGAGAATGTTACAACGGCACCCGGAAGAGCTCCTTCTGGCTAACAGAGCCCCACGCACCCATGCCTCGCCCGCCGCCACCACTGCCACTTCCACCGGTGCCGGTGATCTGGCTCACCACGATCTCTTTAGCTGCCATTGGCGGCCACAGCATCGCTACGTACTCGCCTGCCTCGCCTGCCTTGTCAAGCGACGCCGGCTGCATGTTCTCCCGCTTGAACCTGCCTGCAAGCTTGTCCTTCACCGGCTCTAGTAGCTGGCGCTGGCCGTGAACTATAAGATGAACCTTTTTCGTGCTGTCTATTTCGGACATTGTGTATGTATGCGAGATGCATAGGGCTATAAAGATGATAAATGTTTTGTTTTTCAGACGGCGTATATTATGATAGTCTTAGACTCGTACATGGCAATGGTGCTGCCAGACGATATCGCGACACGCATTTCAGAGTTTATCGCCGGCAGGCGCAGCTTTCCGATTGTCGGCCGTGATGAGCTGATGTGCATGATGTACCTGTACGGCAAGACCGGAGGGGTTATCGGCGAAAAACAAGTTGAAGAGGTCAACGGGTTTGCGCAGCGCACCGCTTCGCAGCTGGGCCAAGAGATCGACATTTACGCCAACAGCTCGGCAAAGCTGGACCCCGAATACATCAGGGGCAAGTACATCAACAGGCAGCTGCAGTTGACTGTTGAAAACAAGCCTGAGCGAATGGCCGGCGACCCGGCCATACTGTCTGACTGCTTTGCGCAGCACATCGCCTATTACAAGCAGGACTATTTTTTTGAGCTGTACGGCCCGCTCAAGGACTCAGAGATAACGTCTGACATCCGGCCGATGCTTGCCGGCAGGATGGTCATGGTGTGCTGCAACAGAAAGGGGGCGCAGGAAACAGGATTGGCTCACCCTCTTATACCAGTGTACGTGTGGTTCCGCGATCAGGCCGGCGCAAACCCGTGATAGTAGGGGATCTGCGCAAGCTCTTCCTGAGGCATCTGGACTATTGATATCAAGTGCCCGTCTGGGTCCTGAATTATCGCGTGCTTGCCAAACGGCTCCTCCTTTGGCTTTTTGTAAAACTTTACCTTTTTCTTTTTCAGACTACTAACCACATCGTCAAAGTCGCTTATGCTGAAACCTACGAGCATGCTATTGTTCTTTTTTATCCTTTTCTTGCTTGATGGGTGGAGTGCAAGCACCGTGCCCCCTTCTGAAAATTCTGTCCAGTCCTTTGACTGTTGTTTTAATTTCATGCCAAGCGTGTCGCGGTAGAATTTGGTCGACCTTTTCATGTCTGAAACAAGCAGGATGACGGCGCCTATCTTGTGGAACATTGCTACTATAATACATTGTAGGCTCAAAGATATAACATTGACGTAGCGTTATATACCGATTTGAGCCTCAGTGAGGCAGGTTGCAAGATTCTTCCGCTACCCCGCTCGTCAGGTTCTCAGACTTTCTTGGGATAGGCTACTTTGGCGACAACAGGCAGCACATCATTGCCCCCATCTTTGACTTGCAGCAGAGCGCCGAGCGGGCTTGGGCGAGGGTGATGGAGCCGCAGCTGTTTCACGCAGTGTTTGTAGAGCACACGGGAAAATACGAGTTTATCGCCTATCCGGTGGAACTAAAGCCGGACAAGATAAACCACATACTTTATAGGTCATTTTCAAGTCTGGATAGCTTGCACAAGTTCAAGAGCAGCTATGGCGGCAGGACGTTCATCAAGTTTGGCTGGCACGACCTGACAAAGCCGCAAAAATTTGACGTGCTTGCGCAGTACGCTATGGTCGACTCGGTAGAATTTGTTAAAGTGGACGAGATCAGGTCCGGGACTCTTGTCGACCAGATAAGGAGAAGTTAGCCAGATAATACTTGCAGCCCGCTTCTGGCAATAACACATGATGATATCTAAGGTGAACTTTCATTGCAATGATTTTTCTTTCATTGCGCGTCCGGCTGTTGTTGCCAGCATATGTTCTGTTTCACTTTCTTGTCTGTCAGGAAAAGCTGGAGAGGAGCCTGCCCAGCATGTTGCTAGCTGGGCAGGCGGGTGTTTGATGACTCGTTGTTGGTAGATGCCAACGCCAGACTTCCTTAATTAGGCACGCCTAATTAGGCGTGCCTAATATTTAAACGCTCTTGAGATATGTTGTTAACTTTTCGTCTGCTCAATAACACACTGGAGAGAGATAGAAGCATAGCTGACAATAAGTTAACAGAGCCCATTCAACATGAAAAATGGATAATAATAAGCAGCAACATATTCTACCTTCTAGTGCCTAAGGAGCAGTTCTGGATTTAGTGTTCAGAAACAAAAGATAGAGCCAATGGGCCGATTTAGCTACCATTACAGTGAATCTAGGCGTAATTTGGAAAATGATCTCCAATAAAATAAGTAAGACAATTTAAGAGTAAATGAATGAAATGTTAATTTTAGCAGTGCTAGTTTCCGACCACGTAAATATTCTATAACACGTACTCTTTCAATGTCAGCGTATACCGACAGGAGAAAAATACTTCTTGGCGCGATGATAGCTACAGTGGCTGCCATTCTGATTGGAGGAGTAATGTCATTTCAAAGTTCGATTGCGGCGAATGACAGCAACAGTGAGAGCCCCACAGAGGGGTTTAACATTCATGTGACTGTAAACAAGCACGACAGCGAGAACCTTGACCACGACATGGATCATTACTGCAAGCTAGATGACAAGATAGTTGCAGTGTGTCTGCTCTTTGATGGCACCGACACTAAAGCACATCTTGCTCAGGTAGAATTCATCATCACAGACGAGCAGTACCAGCAGCTTCCAGAAAAGGAAAAGTTTAACTGGCATAACCATGCAGTTGAGCTAACACCTGAAAGAGGAGAACCACAAATAATCAGTCTCCCAGAGGGTGTTGACGGTGCAGCGTTGCTTGATACACTGAAACATACATACGGCAAAGTAGTAACGCTTTGGGATCCAAGCGATGAGGTACCAGACTTTCCACCATACGTCTTTGCAGTAGATAGTCCGCATGCGCTAGGCCAAGATGAAAATGATGACCTTGAATGTGAATGGCCAGAAGCAGGCAAGGAGATAACCGAATCGTGTGGTGAAGACAAAGATTAGTAGAGAGGAAAAACAATGTCTCCTCTTCAACCCAATCTTTTTTCTTATTATTTTTATTTTTCAACGCAGCATATATTATTATCCAATGAACTTGTCAACTGTCAAGACATTGCGTTTCCAGAAAAAGAAGAGGTATGATGATGTTCTTGTCTCTGGTAATTGCTCGTCCTTTCTATAAAATATGCAGACTGCAATGACTCCTGCTATGATCACGATATAATGACCAACTCCCATGACAATTAACCGGTCTACAAAAACGTCAGCTTTGCCTTTCCATTCCTCACCTATTATTCCGCCGGACAACTCTGCATCACGGCTAAACTGAGCCTTGAACGATTCAATTGAATATACCCAAGTAACTCCGCCGATTATGGCTAAAATGCCGGCGGCCAGAGCAATAGTTGACGGCAGCGACGACCTTTTTTCACGTATTTTTTCTCAATGCTGTGAAAATGACTGCTGCAATATGGTTATGATAGATACTGGATACAATACCACCATACTGAGAATAAAAGAGGACGAACTGTTTGGGTAAACCGATCTTAAATCTGACAGAACTGGATCATCATTTCTTGATGCATTTGAACTATTCTCTTCTTCATCTTCTTCTTGCAAATTGGCTAAGAACCTCATATTATCAAGCCTAGAGTATGATCGTTGTCCAAAGGGATTGACTACCAACCAAGGCATACCAAGGGAAATCAACAGCAGGCCTAACGATATAGAAACAAGATTATTATTTGGTAATTCAATGAAAATAAAATGCGTAAGAAACTCATAAACACTATGTAAAAGAATTCTGGTAAGTTGTTGATGGCAGACATGATTGGCGGGGCCGCCCTTAACTTATCGTCGGGGCTAGGCTTTTATCTTAAATATCTTTTTGAGCAAACGACAAGTTATAGCAGCCCTTATGAGAGGTTAAGCGGATCGTAGAAAATGCTGTCAAATATCGACCCATGCAGTGATACTATTCAATTAAGGTGCATAGAGACTCAGATTAACCCCTGATTACCAGAACCGCTATAAAGATGGCAAAAACCCCAGATATAGAAAACCGAGTTTCATCAGCAGGGTTGCTCTTTCGATATTATTCTTTCCAGTTCACACGTAGAGATAGGAGATTTCAAAGAATGCAATATCTGCCAGAAGAATAGCCATCCTAATCAAGTTAGACATAATAGCATCCGGGTAATAGTTGGAAAGAAGATTTTATCTACCTGACCTTCTTTTCTTTCCATCTTTCGTACAACACGATAAGAATCACTACCGCTATAATAATTGGCGCATAAAATGCAGCTAATGTGATAACCGAAAGCCCAAGAAATATGAATGCAATTCCAGCTAGGACGATGATTGCGATTTTTGCAAACTGCCAGTTTTTGGTTTCGCTGTCTTTTGCCAATTCAAACGCCATAGGCAAGTCGGAAAATCCGCAAGAAGCACAGATTATTTCCTTCGAAGTATCAAGG
Coding sequences within it:
- a CDS encoding spherulation-specific family 4 protein; translation: MMKQSSIRFVAGALALLLMVPAAAGINSGNNMQAADAATATGIMVPLYTYPGGTWNRVIETKNDHPDVPVVAIVNPASGPGGSRDSNYVSGIGKLKDAGVIVIGYVSTAYTNRALSAVKSDIDKWASWYDIDGIFFDEQTNWAGKEWYYTQAGDYAESKGLDFTVGNPGANSIPSYLDTVDVVLIYESPGLPNLNNYQSWSSYDNGKLGMIPFGVGSLPTNWINNAAKLVGWIYVTNDVLPNPWDSLPPYYDEMTALLDNGSTPEEPGPNPSVPKYTLTVRSVDQDGKAINGMWMEVKKAGGSTIRTGFTPLSLTLEQGTYTVSAANYKQIIFDHWSDGTTQSSTISVNLSANTEITAHYNNGEAPSPPQQPSTVTLTVNTVDSAGEAINGYYTTLSQNGATIKTAFSPASFTLNSGQTYQVAVADYGDYVFDHWNDGSTTRQKTVTLQQSATLTAHYKSKTTEVPLQEEATLTVTSVDLSGKTVTGLWTVIKKNGATVKTGYTPLTYSAQVGSTYEVSVANYKNYVFDHWESGSKSSTRQVTVNADTTLTAYYNTRSSKMTITIKSVGLDGSPITGLWTVISGAGSATGFTPLSYTANIGSQYTITMGEWQNYRFDHWDNGSTSRSRIITPDGNNSNIVLTAYYRQ
- a CDS encoding VOC family protein, yielding MFHKIGAVILLVSDMKRSTKFYRDTLGMKLKQQSKDWTEFSEGGTVLALHPSSKKRIKKNNSMLVGFSISDFDDVVSSLKKKKVKFYKKPKEEPFGKHAIIQDPDGHLISIVQMPQEELAQIPYYHGFAPA
- a CDS encoding Snf7 family protein — its product is MTGFDKNWSNQSRASASEKLKESLRPQGPLKPRIETAVNKLQLQTSKLDTMITKLNERDASLFRRVVDAMQRHDTDSAKVLSNELAEVRKIARTLGQARMALEQVSMRLSTIHEMGDAMVALGPAISSIKSLKPSLGRFVPGADSEINNMQTLLNGIMMESLQGSSVGIELNTSAGGADIDQIMMEASAVAEQKVNDKFPSIPAGSFRISDTESHQQ
- a CDS encoding ferredoxin — encoded protein: MADSKGYYAVLGVSEKASYKEIRHAYRRLARKYHPDRNNSAFAEEMIKKINAAFEVLSDETKRAQYDRSEFDSAPEPEPTYEPEPVQQPNSPEPWKMANENVVADFFNGPYFLDTPKGRFHIIVEPSLCMAFGSCETLAPKVFVVEKNKRVNPKAVVECETCADYERIHAAAATCPTKAIKIIDRYTGEQLYP
- the cobI gene encoding precorrin-2 C(20)-methyltransferase, which translates into the protein MKLFCVGCGPGDPELLTVRAVNLIKSAEVVFAPTAREGKSSIALSVVEKYVSKTAKTASLVFPMVKDKESLKDYWKRNADDIAAAVRSGKKVVYLTVGDPALYSTWIYVHRELKRNHKDIEVEIVPGIASMFAIAAKAGISLAEGEETVAIVPACYDMDRVRRTAAACDTVIFLKDGRYFDSVIEMLGESGFPDNANIAIAQDVSDEGEILDVKKLSELRGKKGPTEKYFSIMVAKKNARE
- a CDS encoding DUF1264 domain-containing protein, which gives rise to MSAYTDRRKILLGAMIATVAAILIGGVMSFQSSIAANDSNSESPTEGFNIHVTVNKHDSENLDHDMDHYCKLDDKIVAVCLLFDGTDTKAHLAQVEFIITDEQYQQLPEKEKFNWHNHAVELTPERGEPQIISLPEGVDGAALLDTLKHTYGKVVTLWDPSDEVPDFPPYVFAVDSPHALGQDENDDLECEWPEAGKEITESCGEDKD
- the cobM gene encoding precorrin-4 C(11)-methyltransferase — encoded protein: MPESSNTVYFVGSGPGDPELITLKAKKLVEQADVIIYSGSLFNPKNLEYARKDAKLYDAAVIDREKIYQILRDSAKEGKLAIRFHDGDPALFSTIREQIDKLEADGIKCKVVPGVTAILGAAADLNLELTLPGITQTLIVTRAELRTPVPARESIAELAKHGATMVFYLSVHLIGDVVKELLKGGVYTENTPAAVVYRATWEDEKIIKGTLGDIAKKTREAKIIKTALIIVGDVIAPAKYEYSKVYDAGFTHGYRKAVVKEEEKKG
- a CDS encoding HD domain-containing protein — its product is MSDFPKAGFARLLKFFTNTDDVVKLTRAFGLATKIHKGELLNKTEPYINHPLRVALILVEELQMRDADLACAALLHDAHGSIVDEELKEHGERVYSIVRAAATQASADDQFAAMSKAPKDVKYIRLAERLDSARSMKNHAFRDKMIRFKDETEKYVVPIATATDDRLAFKLSVALYELK